GGGCGGGCCGCTCTGAGCACTCTCAGGGCACCGAGTGAGATCACGGCGTCACCGATCCAGCTCGGAGCGTAAACGAGAATCCCTTGCTTCATCGAAGCTCGGTGGCGACGACGGGGTCCTCGATGGGTCGAGCGACGGCGCGCGGAGGTCGGGTTCTCCAGCGCCGGTGCATCCAGAGCCAGATTTCGGGACGTTCGCGAATGTAGCGCTCCTGGACCGTGACCAGCTCCTGGGTGAGCTTCTGGAGCGCCTCGGCGCGGGGAAGCTCTCGAAAGCGCTCGGCATCGATCGCGGCCTCGTAAACGGCGCGGTAGCGTCCGTCGGGAAGCGGATAGCAGAACACCGGTACGAGCGCGGCTCCGCTCGTGATCGCGAACCAGCTCGCGACCGGAGTCGTCGCCGCCTTCTTGCCGAAGAACTCGACGAAAACGGCATCCTGGAGATGGACGTTTTGATCGATGACGAAGGCCACCGTCTCCCCCGCCTTCATGAGCCGTCGCATCTGGCGCAGAGCCTGCTTCTTGTAGATGACGCCGTTGCCCGAGACTCGACGGAGCTTCTCGAGCTTCCGGTTGAGGTAGGCGTTGTCCAACTCGCGAGCCACGAGGTGGATCGGTCCGAATCTGAAGCCATGGGCTATCGCGTGAAGCTCCCAGTTTCCGAAATGGGCGGCCACGAGGATGACGCCACGACCTCGGCGCCTCGCCCGCTCGAAGCATTCGGTACCCTCCATCTCGACGAGCGACTCGATCTCTGCTGGTTTCCGGGCCCCGAGAGTCAGAAGCTCGACGAGCATGGCGCCAAAATGTTGGAACGCGCCGCGCGCGACTCGAAGCCTCTCTTCGTCCGTCTTCCGGTCGCCGAAAGCGGTGCGGACGTTATCGAGGGTGATGGCGCGGTGGCGCCGGTCGATGGCAAAAACGAGGCTGCCAAGAGCACGCCCGATGCCGAGTCGCATCCGGCGCGGCAGGATTCCCACCAGTAAGCTGACGTTGAAGGCGGCGAGGTGCTCGGCCCAGTGCTTC
This Vicinamibacteria bacterium DNA region includes the following protein-coding sequences:
- a CDS encoding lysophospholipid acyltransferase family protein; the encoded protein is MTRLKHWAEHLAAFNVSLLVGILPRRMRLGIGRALGSLVFAIDRRHRAITLDNVRTAFGDRKTDEERLRVARGAFQHFGAMLVELLTLGARKPAEIESLVEMEGTECFERARRRGRGVILVAAHFGNWELHAIAHGFRFGPIHLVARELDNAYLNRKLEKLRRVSGNGVIYKKQALRQMRRLMKAGETVAFVIDQNVHLQDAVFVEFFGKKAATTPVASWFAITSGAALVPVFCYPLPDGRYRAVYEAAIDAERFRELPRAEALQKLTQELVTVQERYIRERPEIWLWMHRRWRTRPPRAVARPIEDPVVATELR